The Budorcas taxicolor isolate Tak-1 chromosome 2, Takin1.1, whole genome shotgun sequence genome window below encodes:
- the GDPD3 gene encoding lysophospholipase D GDPD3 isoform X2, whose translation MSPLLYYALPALGSYVMLSFFFLRRPRLLHTPWVPAFRPHLGAHRGGSGERLENTMEAMENSMAQRADLLELDCHLTRDGVVVVSHDKNLFRQTGVNRDVGSLNFEDLPLLKEELEVYFSPGHFARGADRHMVRLEDLFRRFPQTPMSVEVKERNEELIHKIAGLVRHYDRNEITIWASEKSSIMKKCKAANPEMPTSFTLSRGFWVLLFYYLGLLPFISIPEKFLICFLPTIINRTYFPFSRSGLNQLAAVVAKWLIMRKSLIQHLQQRGVQVVFWCLNEESDFEAAFNLGATGVITDYPTALRCYLDSRGPPALAS comes from the exons ATGAGCCCTCTGCTCTACTACGCCCTGCCCGCCCTGGGCAGCTATGTCATGCTGTCCTTCTTCTTCCTGCGCCGACCTCGCCTGCTGCACACACCGTGGGTTCCAGCCTTCCGTCCCCACCTGGGGGCCCACCGCGGAG GGTCTGGAGAGcgcctggagaacaccatggaggCCATGGAGAA CTCCATGGCCCAGCGAGCGGACCTCCTGGAGCTCGATTGCCACCTGACTCGGGATGGCGTGGTGGTGGTGTCACACGACAAAAACCTGTTCCGCCAGACAGGTGTGAACAGGGACGTGGGCAGCCTGAACTTTGAG GACCTGCCCCTCTTAAAGGAAGAGCTAGAGGTCTACTTCTCACCAG gccaCTTTGCACGCGGGGCCGACCGGCACATGGTGCGTCTGGAGGACTTGTTCCGGAGGTTCCCGCAGACGCCCATGAGTGTGGAAGTCAAAGAGCGAAATGAAGAGCTCATTCACAAG ATAGCAGGCCTGGTGAGGCACTATGACCGCAATGAAATCACCATCTGGGCCTCGGAGAAGAGCTCCATCATGAAGAAATGCAAGGCTGCT AACCCTGAGATGCCCACCTCCTTCACACTGAGCCGAGGGTTCTGGGTGCTGCTGTTTTATTACCTGGGGCTGCTGCCCTTCATCTCCATCCCCGAGAAGTTCCTCATCTGCTTCCTGCCGACCATCATCAACAG GACCTACTTCCCGTTTTCCCGCTCAGGGCTGAATCAACTGGCGGCCGTGGTTGCCAAATG GCTCATCATGCGGAAGAGTCTGATCCAACACCTGCAGCAGCGAGGGGTGCAG gtGGTATTTTGGTGCCTTAATGAAGAGTCAGACTTCGAAGCAGCCTTCAACCTGGGGGCCACTGGCGTCATAACTGATTACCCAACAGCCCTGAGGTGCTACCTGGACAGCCGTGGACCACCTGCCCTAGCCTCCTAA
- the MAPK3 gene encoding mitogen-activated protein kinase 3, with protein MAAAAAAQGGGGGEPRGTDGVGPGVPGEVEIVKGQPFDVGPRYTQLQYIGEGAYGMVSSAYDHVRKTRVAIKKISPFEHQTYCQRTLREIQILLRFRHENVIGIRDILRAPTLEAMRDVYIVQDLMETDLYKLLKSQQLSNDHVCYFLYQILRGLKYIHSANVLHRDLKPSNLLINTTCDLKICDFGLARIADPEHDHTGFLTEYVATRWYRAPEIMLNSKGYTKSIDIWSVGCILAEMLSNRPIFPGKHYLDQLNHILGILGSPSQEDLNCIINMKARNYLQSLPSKTKVAWAKLFPKSDPKALDLLDRMLTFNPNKRITVEEALAHPYLEQYYDPTDEPVAEEPFTFDMELDDLPKERLKELIFQETARFQPGVLEAS; from the exons atggcggcggcggcggcggctcaggggggcgggggcggggagcccCGGGGAACTGATGGGGTCGGCCCGGGGGTCCCGGGGGAGGTGGAGATAGTAAAGGGGCAGCCGTTCGACGTGGGCCCGCGCTACACGCAGCTGCAGTACATCGGCGAGGGCGCGTACGGCATGGTCAG CTCAGCTTACGACCACGTGCGCAAGACTCGAGTGGCCATCAAGAAGATCAGCCCCTTTGAGCATCAGACCTACTGCCAGCGCACGTTGCGAGAGATTCAGATTCTGCTGCGCTTCCGCCATGAGAACGTCATTGGCATCCGAGACATTCTGCGAGCACCCACCCTGGAAGCCATGAGGGATGT CTACATCGTGCAGGACCTGATGGAGACAGACCTGTACAAATTGCTCAAAAGCCAGCAGCTGAGCAACGACCATGTATGCTACTTCCTGTACCAGATCCTGCGGGGCCTGAAGTATATCCACTCCGCCAACGTGCTCCACCGGGATTTAAAGCCCTCCAACCTGCTCATCAACACCACCTGCGACCTTAAG ATCTGTGATTTCGGTCTTGCCCGGATTGCTGATCCCGAGCATGACCACACTGGCTTCTTGACGGAATACGTGGCCACACGCTGGTACCGGGCCCCAGAGATCATGCTTAACTCCAAG ggctACACCAAGTCCATCGACATCTGGTCTGTGGGCTGCATTCTGGCTGAGATGCTCTCCAACCGGCCCATCTTCCCCGGCAAGCACTACCTGGACCAGCTCAACCACATTCTGG GTATTCTGGGCTCCCCATCCCAGGAGGACCTGAATTGTATCATCAACATGAAAGCCCGAAACTACCTGCAGTCTCTGCCCTCCAAGACCAAGGTGGCCTGGGCCAAGCTTTTTCCTAAGTCAGACCCCAAAG CTCTTGACCTGCTGGACCGGATGTTGACCTTTAACCCCAACAAACGGATCACAGTGGAAGAAGCGCTGGCTCACCCCTACCTGGAGCAGTACTATGACCCAACGGATGAG CCAGTGGCCGAGGAACCTTTCACCTTCGACATGGAGCTGGATGATCTACCCAAGGAACGACTGAAGGAACTCATCTTCCAGGAGACAGCCCGCTTCCAGCCTGGGGTGCTGGAGGCCTCCTAA
- the GDPD3 gene encoding lysophospholipase D GDPD3 isoform X1: MSPLLYYALPALGSYVMLSFFFLRRPRLLHTPWVPAFRPHLGAHRGGSGERLENTMEAMENSMAQRADLLELDCHLTRDGVVVVSHDKNLFRQTGVNRDVGSLNFEDLPLLKEELEVYFSPGKNVGCERWAAPTVVGSPPQPPASSSPLGPTPCPWALVPTPAILLPSFSPPPPGHFARGADRHMVRLEDLFRRFPQTPMSVEVKERNEELIHKIAGLVRHYDRNEITIWASEKSSIMKKCKAANPEMPTSFTLSRGFWVLLFYYLGLLPFISIPEKFLICFLPTIINRTYFPFSRSGLNQLAAVVAKWLIMRKSLIQHLQQRGVQVVFWCLNEESDFEAAFNLGATGVITDYPTALRCYLDSRGPPALAS; this comes from the exons ATGAGCCCTCTGCTCTACTACGCCCTGCCCGCCCTGGGCAGCTATGTCATGCTGTCCTTCTTCTTCCTGCGCCGACCTCGCCTGCTGCACACACCGTGGGTTCCAGCCTTCCGTCCCCACCTGGGGGCCCACCGCGGAG GGTCTGGAGAGcgcctggagaacaccatggaggCCATGGAGAA CTCCATGGCCCAGCGAGCGGACCTCCTGGAGCTCGATTGCCACCTGACTCGGGATGGCGTGGTGGTGGTGTCACACGACAAAAACCTGTTCCGCCAGACAGGTGTGAACAGGGACGTGGGCAGCCTGAACTTTGAG GACCTGCCCCTCTTAAAGGAAGAGCTAGAGGTCTACTTCTCACCAGGCAAGAACGTGGGCTGCGAGCGCTGGGCTGCGCCTACTGTAGTGGGGTCCCCGCCTCAAcctcctgcctcctcttctcctctgggacccaccccctgcccctgggCTCTCGTCCCCACCCCAGCAATTCTCCTCCCATccttctccccaccacccccaggccaCTTTGCACGCGGGGCCGACCGGCACATGGTGCGTCTGGAGGACTTGTTCCGGAGGTTCCCGCAGACGCCCATGAGTGTGGAAGTCAAAGAGCGAAATGAAGAGCTCATTCACAAG ATAGCAGGCCTGGTGAGGCACTATGACCGCAATGAAATCACCATCTGGGCCTCGGAGAAGAGCTCCATCATGAAGAAATGCAAGGCTGCT AACCCTGAGATGCCCACCTCCTTCACACTGAGCCGAGGGTTCTGGGTGCTGCTGTTTTATTACCTGGGGCTGCTGCCCTTCATCTCCATCCCCGAGAAGTTCCTCATCTGCTTCCTGCCGACCATCATCAACAG GACCTACTTCCCGTTTTCCCGCTCAGGGCTGAATCAACTGGCGGCCGTGGTTGCCAAATG GCTCATCATGCGGAAGAGTCTGATCCAACACCTGCAGCAGCGAGGGGTGCAG gtGGTATTTTGGTGCCTTAATGAAGAGTCAGACTTCGAAGCAGCCTTCAACCTGGGGGCCACTGGCGTCATAACTGATTACCCAACAGCCCTGAGGTGCTACCTGGACAGCCGTGGACCACCTGCCCTAGCCTCCTAA